ACCATCACCAACGATAGTAATATTAGAATTGGAAATGGTGGCCACTTGAAGCAGACCGTTAAATTCACTCATTGTGCCGCCTGAAAGAATAACCTTTATTTCTTTTCCAATCGGTACATTATGAGCACCTGAAAATCTTAATACTATCCCAGAATCTCCATCCTGAAGCACTAGATTTTGTGCCACAAGATTATTGGCAGATGCATCAGAAATAACCACACCCTGCACAAATCCTGCTGGTGGTGCTGTCGTTCCAGATTTAAATAAATTTCTCAGTTCTGTGACTGTCACTCTCGAACCGGAGGATTGTTCATTACATCTTGGTCCTGTAAAGTTCAGATCGGTTGTTTCACGAATAAATAACTGCGCTGCGTTTCTGAAATAACTGTAAACAGCCACAACTGAACCATTTCCGGAAGGAACCACCTGACCTGCAAATTCTGCAAAGCCACTGTTGCGTAATACCAATTCATTTCCTTCGCAGTTTGATATTGTATGATTCACTGATAGTGGATTATCCGGATTATTATCAGCGTAAGTAGTACCAGGTGTGGCAGTCCTGAACTCAAAATTTTCAAGTTCGATTAAAGTGTTGTAGAGTGCAGGACTCAATTGACTAAATGTAACTTTTCTCGGAACAACTTCGATATTTGACATTCCTCTAAAAAATATTGAATTCAATAAACCGGCAGGAATTCTTGCCACTCTACCATTTGAAGCAGCATCAGGGGCGCTTCCGATTGTTGGAAGTCCTTCTGTTAATCCAATATACAGTTCTTTCAAGTAAACAAATACACCTTGCCCAACCGGATACTTTGAAAAAAGATCTGTTTCATCAATGATGATACTAATGCCCAAATCTCCATTCAAATCTTCCACAATCATATTTTTGTAGAAATTACCGGATCGGTCATCACCAACTACCACAACCTCCAGATATTTATCCAGATCAATTTTAGTGGCACCGGATTGAATTAAAGCCATCACTTCGTTTAAGCTGACAATCTTTTCCTGCGGAATTTCAGGAAAACCTGACGGTGGCGCATCAAAATCTCCTTTCAAACAGGAAAAAAATGCTATCGAAAAAACAAATGAAATTAGTAATGTCGGAATAAATCTAAAATTCTTTAGCATGATAAAAGCTTTTTATAATTGTTTTATATTTTTAAAATCTTAAAGCAATGTTCAGGTTATAATTTGCCCCGAATGCATAAAAATACCTCGGTGGAAATCTATTAACATCCTTGTTTTCATAATCAAATCTCAACTGCTCGAATCCACCGGTTATAAAGTCTGTTCTGTTTAAAACATTGGCAACATTCAGGTTAACATTTAAAAAGTATTGTCTGCCTATCCGCCAGGATTTTCCCATAAATACATCAATAGTGTATGCTCCGGGTAGTTTCTCCTGATCAATCACCTTAAAAAATAATTCTTCTTCTTCCTGAGGATTAATACCATCTACTCCTAATGAAGTTCTTCTGTCGGGATTAAAATCAAGATAATTATTTCCAAATAAATTAAAATTTACATTCACAAACCAGAATCGGGGATTGTTGTAATTGATGCCAAATGTACCTGCCGACTGTGGACTCCCCGCAACATAATAGTTATTGATAAAAACAGTTCTGTCTTTCACTAATGATTCAGAACTGTTGTCTCTTGCTATGGTTGCTGTAGGCCGCGAAGTATAATAATATTCTCCAATCGACCCCGCTAATGTAAAAGAAAAAGCAGCATTTAACTTTGCCTCCAATCCACCTTCTATACCTGTATGCCTTTTGTTAATTCCATTCATAACATAATTTACAAATGTTCTTAGTTCATCATGATAAAATACATTACTTGAAATCTGGTCTTTATAATCCGTATAAAAAGCAGAAATCCTCCCTTTTAACCCCGGATAACGCAAATTATATGAAACCTCCGCAGATGTTATCCTTTCATTGGTCAAGCCTTCCACGAGCTGGTCTCTTGTTCTGGGTGACACATATGTTTCTCTTGCAAACGGTGCTCTGGTTCTGTATGAAGCATTGACAAGAAAATAATTTCTCCCATCCAATTTATAAGTGAAACCTCCTTTCAGACCATAATTAAAAAAGGATTGTTTTTCTGAATCGCCAAAAGAATCGTCCGGAAAAATACCTACTTTTGTATATCCTCTTCTGAAAAAAGATTGTTGAGCTATATTGACTGCGCCAAACACATCAAATATTCTACCTGTATAAACTGCCTGTGACCAAGCAGCCATTTTATCAGTTACAATGTCAAAATTATACCCAAAAATATCTCCTTCTTTCAGTATTCTGTTTGGATTATTCAGGTCATTTTGTCTTGCTGCGTCACTATCCGGAAAATCTCTTAAAGCAAATCTGTTGAAATCGACATAAAAATCAGCCCCCAAAAGATCGTCAACTTTTCTGTAATTATGTACTTTTTCACTTAAATACTGTATACCTCCTGTCAATACAATATCGGATGTTAGCGGTGTATTAAAAATACTGTTAAAGTTAATTTTTTGATTATCAAAATGTTCTTCTTCTACAATGTATGCCGCCAATTTTCCTGAAACTGTATTTCCTGCTATCCCGTTGGCATTTTCGACCGAAAGAAATCTTGTCTGATTTGCAGCATAAAGTCCAGCCCAATCAACTTGCCGCACATTTATATCATTAATATATGCGGCTCTTATTAAGTCAGCTGTTTGCGGGTTGGTTGAAAAAGATGGTAATTTACGGTAATAATCAGGTCTTGGATCCGGAGCTTCAAACCAGTCTAATCGGGTAGATCCGAAAGTTCCCCACTGAACGCCTAAAGTTGTTAGTACATTTGTTTTTGCACCTACTTTCCAGTCATGTCTCAGCATTGCAACAGGCTGATTAATCCGATATTCTCTTGAATTCCTGACTTCACCGTTTTGTAGGCCCCAGTTCGGATTGTAGTAATTGTCATCTGTCAGATCATACAATTCCTGAAAGCTACCTGTGGATCTGCCCCGTCGCTGCGGAGTTCCGAATGTAACAAAATTTAAGGTATGAGAAGCTGATAATTTTTTATCCACTGAAAGAAAATAGCTTGTTCCCTGCATGTATGTTCCGGGCATATATCCACTATCTGCGTATCTATGTGAGACGGCTGCGGAGTATGCCCAACCATTTTTGATCATACCGGAACCATGACTAACCATCAGTCTGTGCTGATAAGTACGATTGGAATTACTGTAACTTATCCTTGTTTGAGCTCTCTGGGACCCAGCTCTCAGATCCACAAAAGTTGCCCCTCCTACTCCACCAAAAGTGTAATCATTGGATGCCAGATTGAGTGCCAATGTTTGTCCTCTCATCACATCATTCAATCCACTCCATGCTGTCCACAATACACGACCATCATCCTGATCATTCATGACCATTCCATTCATAATCATTTCTGAATCTTCATTAAAATAACCACGAGGACGAAATCTGCCTGAACTGAGATTAAAAGCTGCTGAATTAGAGAATACATCCCGACCGGCAGTTAACAAACTTGAAAAGTTATCATTTTCACTCTCAATCCCGGATAAATCGGTGACGTCTATCACCGTAATTTCCGTGGCAGCAACAAAAGATGACAAAAAATCCACCGGAATACTTCCCAAAAGATTATCATCGTCACCCATCAAAACTGATTGTAAAGTTATTAATTCACTACCGTGACTGACTTTAAGTTCATAGCTGCCAGCTTCTACATTCAAAAACCTGAAATTTCCTGATCCATTGGTATAAACCGTCTTGGTAGTCGGATATAAAGTGATGAGTACACCAGGCAAAGGTTCTTCTGTTTTGGCATCCATCAACCTGCCTGAAATTTGCTGGCTGTGTAATGATATAGTTAGAGTAAGAAATAGAAATGTAACAAAAAATAGAATGGGTCGTCTAAACATCGATTGGTTATTATTCTGCAAAAGTATTACAATTAATTTGAAAGGATTATTAACTCCTGATTAATTTTTATGATTTGGTTTTGTCTAATACATTTTAAATTACCTTTGCACTTTAAATTTCGAAAAAATTGAAAAATATATTTATAGTCTTTCTTCTATTTACTTTTTCACTACATGCTCAAAGTGATAAATACAAGATCGTGAGCATCGGTTTTTACAACCTTGAAAATCTTTTTGATACAGAAGATGACCCCTATATTGATGACTCTGAATTTTTACCAAATGGCAAAAGAGCATGGACGGAAGATTTGTATAAAGAGAAACTCACCAATATGGCTTACGTTATTTCTAAAATAGGGATTGAAGATGCCAAAGCCGGCATATCGATTTTGGGAGTATCCGAAATTGAAAACAGGAAAGTGCTGGAAGATCTGGTAAAAGAACCCGCCATTGCCAACCGGAATTATAAAATAGTACATTATGACTCTCCTGATCCCAGGG
The genomic region above belongs to Saprospiraceae bacterium and contains:
- a CDS encoding choice-of-anchor J domain-containing protein is translated as MLKNFRFIPTLLISFVFSIAFFSCLKGDFDAPPSGFPEIPQEKIVSLNEVMALIQSGATKIDLDKYLEVVVVGDDRSGNFYKNMIVEDLNGDLGISIIIDETDLFSKYPVGQGVFVYLKELYIGLTEGLPTIGSAPDAASNGRVARIPAGLLNSIFFRGMSNIEVVPRKVTFSQLSPALYNTLIELENFEFRTATPGTTYADNNPDNPLSVNHTISNCEGNELVLRNSGFAEFAGQVVPSGNGSVVAVYSYFRNAAQLFIRETTDLNFTGPRCNEQSSGSRVTVTELRNLFKSGTTAPPAGFVQGVVISDASANNLVAQNLVLQDGDSGIVLRFSGAHNVPIGKEIKVILSGGTMSEFNGLLQVATISNSNITIVGDGVMPVAKELSISQIDLNIHESTLVKIKDVELSGGTTFGSAGGNISAKDATGTMTLFTRSQASFAGQALPTGKVTLTVIVSEFNTPQLQLRNASDIVGGGGPVDPPPTGGINENFNTLTDNQDIVLPGWLNIAVIGTSKWVKKSFSGDGFAEARSFQDSNPQRESWLITPEVNAVAYTTLSFDSEMAFYVHDGLTVWATSDYTGNPATTTWVKLNPKLAGSANANYERVASGNVDIKSFGAKARVGFKYVGTSATNTTTFRIDNVLIK
- a CDS encoding TonB-dependent receptor, which translates into the protein MFRRPILFFVTFLFLTLTISLHSQQISGRLMDAKTEEPLPGVLITLYPTTKTVYTNGSGNFRFLNVEAGSYELKVSHGSELITLQSVLMGDDDNLLGSIPVDFLSSFVAATEITVIDVTDLSGIESENDNFSSLLTAGRDVFSNSAAFNLSSGRFRPRGYFNEDSEMIMNGMVMNDQDDGRVLWTAWSGLNDVMRGQTLALNLASNDYTFGGVGGATFVDLRAGSQRAQTRISYSNSNRTYQHRLMVSHGSGMIKNGWAYSAAVSHRYADSGYMPGTYMQGTSYFLSVDKKLSASHTLNFVTFGTPQRRGRSTGSFQELYDLTDDNYYNPNWGLQNGEVRNSREYRINQPVAMLRHDWKVGAKTNVLTTLGVQWGTFGSTRLDWFEAPDPRPDYYRKLPSFSTNPQTADLIRAAYINDINVRQVDWAGLYAANQTRFLSVENANGIAGNTVSGKLAAYIVEEEHFDNQKINFNSIFNTPLTSDIVLTGGIQYLSEKVHNYRKVDDLLGADFYVDFNRFALRDFPDSDAARQNDLNNPNRILKEGDIFGYNFDIVTDKMAAWSQAVYTGRIFDVFGAVNIAQQSFFRRGYTKVGIFPDDSFGDSEKQSFFNYGLKGGFTYKLDGRNYFLVNASYRTRAPFARETYVSPRTRDQLVEGLTNERITSAEVSYNLRYPGLKGRISAFYTDYKDQISSNVFYHDELRTFVNYVMNGINKRHTGIEGGLEAKLNAAFSFTLAGSIGEYYYTSRPTATIARDNSSESLVKDRTVFINNYYVAGSPQSAGTFGINYNNPRFWFVNVNFNLFGNNYLDFNPDRRTSLGVDGINPQEEEELFFKVIDQEKLPGAYTIDVFMGKSWRIGRQYFLNVNLNVANVLNRTDFITGGFEQLRFDYENKDVNRFPPRYFYAFGANYNLNIALRF